The following are from one region of the Gambusia affinis linkage group LG02, SWU_Gaff_1.0, whole genome shotgun sequence genome:
- the LOC122820692 gene encoding trypsin-like: protein MALLKVLLLLGLGVSVNSDVSLKKRIIGGQNCQDTERLYHVRVESIKGNERIRCGGSLIQPQWILTAAHCWKSEPGWTNTAVLKVHPRTVMVQYRVIRPTPVIYDPSHDIMLLKIQTPARDVPIVQLPDCSYRLKIFDTVQLAGEGATTTGPNNQQLTAAPIPAHLQCVDMKVVGVSLFKHSHGHVFHVGAPNKKMCNGDTGGAVVYNNMIYGVISFGGQDACQSPATILDVCSYNSWIHLRTGLQ from the exons atggctctgctgaaggttctgctgctgctggggctgg gTGTTTCAGTCAATTCAGATGTTTCTCTGAAGAAGAGAATCATTGGAGGTCAAAACTGTCAAGACACGGAGCGTCTTTATCATGTTCGGGTGGAGAGCATCAAGGGTAATGAAAGGATCCGCTGTGGAGGATCTCTGATCCAACCTCAGTGGATCCTGACTGCAGCTCACTGCTGGAAGTCGGAGCCAGGATG GACTAACACAGCAGTGTTAAAAGTTCATCCACGGACTGTTATGGTGCAGTATCGGGTTATCCGACCCACTCCGGTGATTTACGACCCGAGCCATGACATCATGTTGTTGAAGATTCAGACACCAGCAAGAGATGTCCCAATTGTTCAGTTGCCAGATTGCAGTTATCGTCTTAAAAT aTTTGATACAGTTCAGCTGGCCGGAGAGGGAGCAACAACAACTGGCCCCAATAATCAGCAAT taaCCGCTGCTCCTATTCCCGCACATCTTCAGTGTGTCGACATGAAAGTTGTTGGTGTTTCCCTCTTCAAGCACAGTCATGGGCATGTATTCCATGTTGGAGCACCGAACAAGAAAATGTGCAAC GGTGACACTGGTGGAGCGGTGGTGTACAACAACATGATTTATGGTGTGATTTCTTTTGGTGGGCAAGATGCATGTCAGAGTCCAGCCACAATCTTGGATGTGTGTTCATACAACAGCTGGATTCATTTGAGAACTGGTCTTCAATAA
- the LOC122820009 gene encoding putative trypsin-6 — MALLKVLLLLGLGVSVNSGVSLQKRIIGGQNCQDTERLYHVRLESGNGTHVYRCGGSLIHSQWILTAAHCWQSGPGWTNVAVIKAHPRSAGQQIQVIQQAPVIYTLNNQQHDIMLLKLQTPVPDVSVVRLPDCRYRLKIDDLVQLAGEAATTTGPNNQRLPPGGDFPPHLQCVDMRLVQVSLHLPTRGHIFYVSAQNQDICYGDTGGAVEFNNMIYGVITFGGPGACQSPVAILDPRRKFKLEDSLTTSNQSSPVFAADLPTLNHATSRPIIDRDPADKDLQARHPPLSSRAQPSSAPSPSWLSQLSKLIIHRPPPPVSGPGG; from the exons atggctctgctgaaggttctgctgctgctggggctgg gTGTTTCAGTGAACTCaggtgtttctctgcagaagagaATCATTGGAGGTCAAAACTGTCAAGACACGGAGCGTCTTTATCATGTTCGACTGGAGAGCGGCAATGGTACTCATGTGTACCGCTGTGGGGGATCTCTGATCCACTCTCAGTGGATCCTGACTGCAGCTCACTGCTGGCAGTCTGGGCCAGGATG gACTAACGTAGCAGTGATAAAAGCTCATCCACGGTCTGCGGGGCAGCAGATACAGGTGATCCAACAAGCTCCTGTGATTTATACTCTGAACAACCAGCAGCATGACATCATGTTGCTGAAGCTTCAGACACCAGTACCAGATGTCTCAGTTGTTCGGCTACCAGATTGCAGATATCGTCTTAAAAT agACGATCTTGTTCAGCTGGCAGGAGAGGCAGCAACGACAACCGGCCCCAATAATCAGCGAT TACCCCCCGGTGGGGATTTCCCACCTCATCTTCAGTGTGTCGACATGAGACTTGTTCAGGTTTCCCTTCACCTGCCAACACGTGGGCATATATTCTATGTTTCAGCACAGAACCAGGATATCTGCtat GGTGACACTGGTGGAGCAGTGGAGTTCAACAACATGATTTATGGTGTGATTACTTTTGGTGGACCAGGTGCATGTCAGAGTCCAGTTGCAATCTTGGAT cctaggcgcaaattcaagctggaagactctttaaCCACATCCAATCAGAGCAGCCCGGTCTTCGCCGCTGACCTACCAACGCTGAACCATgccacgtcacgtccaatcatCGACCGAgacccagctgataaggacctcCAAGCACGGCATCCTCCGCTTTCCAGCCGCGCTCAACCCTCCTCCGCCCCTTCTCCTT CCTGGCTCTCCCAGCTCTCGAAGCTCATCATCCaccgacctccaccaccagtgtcggGCCCCGGGGGATGA
- the LOC122820702 gene encoding trypsin-like isoform X3, translating into MALLKVLLLLGLGISVNSGVSLQKRIIGGQNCHVNERLYHVRLESHNGTHMTRCGGSLIRPEWILTSSHCYNSEPGWTNTAFLKVHPRTVIQYHQVIRDPPVISYPGHDIILLKLQTPARDVPIVRLPDCRRRLHIGDIVQLAGEGATTTGPNNQRLPIIALPAQLQCVDIIVAKVSVLMPAYGRVFYASAPNKDICYEDVGGAAVHNGMIYGVISFGGPDACQRPVAIMDVCEYKDWIRRRAGFL; encoded by the exons ATGGCTctgctgaaggttctgctgctgctggggctgg GTATTTCAGTGAACTCaggtgtttctctgcagaagagaATCATTGGAGGTCAAAACTGTCATGTAAATGAGCGTCTTTATCATGTTCGGCTGGAGAGCCACAATGGTACTCATATGACCCGCTGTGGAGGATCTCTGATCCGCCCTGAGTGGATCCTGACTTCATCTCACTGCTATAACTCAGAGCCAGGATG GACTAACACAGCATTCCTAAAAGTTCATCCACGGACTGTTATACAGTACCATCAGGTAATCCGAGACCCCCCTGTGATTTCCTACCCGGGCCATGATATCATTTTGCTGAAGCTTCAGACACCAGCAAGAGATGTCCCAATTGTTCGGCTACCAGACTGCAGGCGTCGTCTTCATAT AGGTGATATTGTTCAGCTGGCAGGAGAGGGAGCAACAACAACCGGCCCCAATAATCAGCGAT TACCCATTATTGCTCTTCCAGCACAACTTCAGTGTGTCGACATTATAGTTGCTAAGGTTTCCGTCCTCATGCCGGCATACGGGCGTGTATTCTATGCTTCAGCACCGAACAAGGATATATGTTAT GAAGATGTTGGTGGAGCAGCGGTGCACAATGGCATGATTTATGGTGTAATTTCTTTTGGTGGACCAGATGCATGTCAGAGACCAGTTGCAATCATGGATGTGTGTGAATACAAGGACTGGATTAGAAGAAGAGCTGGgtttctgtaa
- the LOC122820702 gene encoding trypsin-like isoform X1: MALLKVLLLLGLGVSVNSDVSLQKRIIGGQNCQDTERLYHVRVESIKGNERIRCGGSLIRPQWILTAAHCWKSEPGWTSTAVLKVHPRTDMLQYRVIRPTPVIYDPSHDIMLLKLQTPARDVPLLRLPNCNYRLKVFDTVQLAGEGATTTGPNNQQLTAAPIPSHLQCVDMKVVGVSLFKHSHGHVFHVEAPNKKMCNGDSGGAVVYNNMIYGVISFGGQDACQSPATILDVCVYMKWIHRRTGLK; the protein is encoded by the exons atggctctgctgaaggttttgctgctgctgggtCTGG gTGTTTCAGTGAattcagatgtttctctgcagaagagaATCATTGGAGGTCAAAACTGTCAAGACACAGAGCGTCTTTATCATGTTCGGGTGGAGAGCATCAAGGGTAATGAAAGGATCCGCTGTGGAGGATCTCTGATCCGCCCTCAGTGGATCCTGACTGCAGCTCACTGCTGGAAGTCGGAGCCAGGATG GACTAGCACAGCAGTGTTAAAAGTTCATCCACGGACTGATATGCTGCAGTATCGGGTTATCCGACCCACTCCTGTGATTTACGACCCGAGCCATGACATCATGTTGTTGAAGCTTCAGACACCAGCAAGAGATGTCCCACTTCTTCGGCTACCAAATTGCAACTATCGTCTTAAAGT GTTTGATACAGTTCAGCTGGCCGGAGAGGGAGCAACAACAACCGGCCCCAATAATCAGCAAT taaCCGCTGCTCCTATTCCATCACATCTTCAGTGTGTCGACATGAAAGTTGTTGGTGTTTCCCTCTTCAAGCACAGTCATGGGCATGTATTCCATGTTGAAGCACCGAACAAGAAAATGTGCAAC GGTGACAGTGGTGGAGCGGTGGTGTACAACAACATGATTTATGGTGTGATTTCTTTTGGTGGGCAAGATGCATGTCAGAGTCCAGCCACAATCTTGGATGTGTGTGTATACATGAAGTGGATTCATAGAAGAACTGGTCTTAAATAA
- the LOC122820684 gene encoding cationic trypsin-like — MALLKVLLLLGLGVSVNSGVSLQKRIIGGQNCQDTERLYHVRLESSNGTHSHLCGGSLIRPQWILTAAHCWHSGPGWTNEAVIKVHPRSAGQQRQVIRQAPVIYTLNNQQHDIMLLMLQTPVRDVSVVQLGDRRRRIKVGDIVQLAGEGPTTTGPNNQRLPPSGNFPPHLQCVDMKVVQVSVNLPTRGYMYHASAQNKDVCYGDTGGAVVFNNKIYGLISFGGQHACQSPVAILDVSVYKEWINRMTRM, encoded by the exons ATGGCTctgctgaaggttctgctgctgctggggctgg GTGTTTCAGTGAACTCaggtgtttctctgcagaagagaATCATTGGAGGTCAAAACTGTCAAGATACGGAGCGTCTTTATCATGTTCGACTGGAGAGCAGCAATGGTACTCATTCGCACCTCTGTGGAGGATCTCTGATCCGCCCTCAGTGGATCCTGACTGCAGCTCACTGCTGGCATTCTGGGCCAGGATG gACTAACGAAGCAGTGATAAAAGTTCATCCACGGTCTGCGGGTCAGCAGAGACAGGTGATCCGACAAGCTCCTGTGATTTATACTCTCAACAACCAGCAGCATGACATCATGTTGCTGATGCTTCAGACACCAGTAAGAGATGTCTCAGTTGTTCAGCTAGGAGATCGCAGGCGTCGTATTAAAGT agGCGATATTGTTCAGCTGGCAGGAGAGGGACCAACGACAACCGGCCCCAATAATCAGCGAT TACCCCCCAGTGGAAATTTTCCACCTCATCTTCAGTGTGTCGACATGAAAGTTGTTCAGGTTTCCGTCAACCTGCCGACACGTGGGTATATGTACCATGCTTCAGCACAGAACAAGGATGTCTGCTAT GGTGACACTGGTGGAGCAGTGGTGTTCAACAACAAGATTTATGGTCTGATTTCTTTTGGTGGACAACATGCATGTCAGAGTCCAGTTGCAATCTTGGATGTGAGTGTATACAAGGAATGGATTAATAGAATGACTAGgatgtaa
- the LOC122820702 gene encoding trypsin-like isoform X2: MALLKVLLLLGLGVSVNSDVSLQKRIIGGQNCQDTERLYHVRVESIKGNERIRCGGSLIRPQWILTAAHCWKSEPGWTSTAVLKVHPRTDMLQYRVIRPTPVIYDPSHDIMLLKLQTPARDVPLLRLPNCNYRLKVFDTVQLAGEGATTTGPNNQQLTAAPIPSHLQCVDMKVVGVSLFKHSHGHVFHVEAPNKKMCNGDSGGAVVYNNMIYGVISFGGQDACQSPATILDVCVYMKWIHRRTGLK, translated from the exons ATGGCTctgctgaaggttctgctgctgctggggctgg gTGTTTCAGTGAattcagatgtttctctgcagaagagaATCATTGGAGGTCAAAACTGTCAAGACACAGAGCGTCTTTATCATGTTCGGGTGGAGAGCATCAAGGGTAATGAAAGGATCCGCTGTGGAGGATCTCTGATCCGCCCTCAGTGGATCCTGACTGCAGCTCACTGCTGGAAGTCGGAGCCAGGATG GACTAGCACAGCAGTGTTAAAAGTTCATCCACGGACTGATATGCTGCAGTATCGGGTTATCCGACCCACTCCTGTGATTTACGACCCGAGCCATGACATCATGTTGTTGAAGCTTCAGACACCAGCAAGAGATGTCCCACTTCTTCGGCTACCAAATTGCAACTATCGTCTTAAAGT GTTTGATACAGTTCAGCTGGCCGGAGAGGGAGCAACAACAACCGGCCCCAATAATCAGCAAT taaCCGCTGCTCCTATTCCATCACATCTTCAGTGTGTCGACATGAAAGTTGTTGGTGTTTCCCTCTTCAAGCACAGTCATGGGCATGTATTCCATGTTGAAGCACCGAACAAGAAAATGTGCAAC GGTGACAGTGGTGGAGCGGTGGTGTACAACAACATGATTTATGGTGTGATTTCTTTTGGTGGGCAAGATGCATGTCAGAGTCCAGCCACAATCTTGGATGTGTGTGTATACATGAAGTGGATTCATAGAAGAACTGGTCTTAAATAA
- the LOC122820045 gene encoding cationic trypsin-like: MALLKVLLLLGLGVSVNSGVSLQKRIIGGQNCQDTERLYHVRLESSNGTHSHLCGGSLIRPQWILTAAHCWHSGPGWTNEAVIKVHPRSAGQQRQVILQAPVIYTLNNQQHDIMLLMLQTPVRDVSVGQLGDRRRRIKVGDIVQLAGEGPTTTGPNNQRLPPSGNFPPHLQCVDMKVVQVSVNLPTRGYMYHASAQNKDVCHGDTGGAVVFNNKIYGLISFGGQHACQSPVAILDVSVYKEWINRMTTM, translated from the exons ATGGCTctgctgaaggttctgctgctgctggggctgg gTGTTTCAGTGAACTCaggtgtttctctgcagaagagaATCATTGGAGGTCAAAACTGTCAAGATACGGAGCGTCTTTATCATGTTCGGCTAGAGAGCAGCAATGGTACTCATTCGCACCTCTGTGGGGGATCTCTGATCCGCCCTCAGTGGATCCTGACTGCAGCTCACTGCTGGCATTCTGGGCCAGGATG GACTAACGAAGCAGTGATAAAAGTTCATCCACGGTCTGCGGGTCAGCAGAGACAGGTGATCCTACAAGCTCCTGTGATTTATACTCTCAACAACCAGCAGCATGACATCATGTTGCTGATGCTTCAGACACCAGTAAGAGATGTCTCAGTTGGTCAGCTAGGAGATCGCAGGCGTCGTATTAAAGT agGCGATATTGTTCAGCTGGCAGGAGAGGGACCAACGACAACCGGCCCCAATAATCAGCGAT TACCCCCCAGTGGCAATTTTCCACCTCATCTTCAGTGTGTCGACATGAAAGTTGTTCAGGTTTCCGTCAACCTGCCGACACGTGGGTATATGTACCATGCTTCAGCACAGAACAAGGATGTCTGCCAT GGTGACACTGGTGGAGCAGTGGTGTTCAACAACAAGATTTATGGTCTGATTTCTTTTGGTGGACAACATGCATGTCAGAGTCCAGTTGCAATCTTGGATGTGAGTGTATACAAGGAATGGATTAATAGAATGACTACgatgtaa
- the LOC122820035 gene encoding trypsin-like, whose protein sequence is MALLKVLLLLGLGVSVNSGVSLQKRIIGGQNCQDTKRLYHVRLESGNGTHVYRCGGSLIHSQWILTAAHCWQSGPGWTNEAVIKVHPRSAGQQRQVIQQAPVIYTLNNQQHDIMLLKLQTPVRDVSVGQLPDCRYRLHIGDVVQLAGEGATTTGPNNQRLPPGGDFSPHLQCVNMLVVQLFVHLPRRGTLFHVEAQNKDICYGDTGGAVLNNNMIYGVISFGGQDACQNPAAIMDVCEYKKWINRKIGYN, encoded by the exons atggctctgctgaaggttctgctgctgctggggctgg gtgtttCAGTGAACTCaggtgtttctctgcagaagagaATCATTGGAGGTCAAAACTGTCAAGACACGAAGCGTCTTTATCATGTTCGACTGGAGAGCGGCAATGGTACTCATGTCTACCGCTGTGGAGGATCTCTGATCCACTCTCAGTGGATTCTGACTGCAGCTCACTGCTGGCAGTCTGGGCCAGGATG gACTAACGAAGCAGTGATAAAAGTTCATCCACGGTCTGCAGGGCAGCAGAGACAGGTGATCCAACAAGCTCCTGTGATTTATACTCTCAACAACCAGCAGCATGACATCATGTTGCTGAAGCTTCAGACACCAGTAAGAGATGTCTCAGTTGGTCAGCTACCAGATTGCAGATATCGTCTTCATAT agGCGATGTTGTTCAGCTGGCAGGAGAAGGAGCAACGACAACCGGCCCCAATAATCAGCGAT TACCCCCCGGTGGTGATTTTTCACCTCATCTTCAGTGTGTCAACATGCTAGTTGTTCAGCTTTTCGTCCACCTGCCTAGACGTGGGACTTTATTCCATGTTGAAGCACAGAACAAGGATATCTGCTAT GGTGACACTGGTGGAGCAGTGCTGAACAACAACATGATTTATGGCGTAATTTCTTTTGGTGGACAAGATGCATGTCAGAATCCAGCTGCAATCATGGACGTGTGTGAATACAAGAAGTGGATTAATAGAAAAATTGGgtataattaa